The DNA sequence CCACCAGGGGCCTTCATATATGAACCACCGCCGCCGCTTGAATTTCCACCACCACTACCTTTTCCACAGCCGCCTCCCTTGCCACCACCGCCGCCTCCCTTGCCACCACCTCCGCCACCTTTGCCACCCATCTTTCAAATGATCACTTCCTAAAGTTTCTGATAGCAGGGTAGAGAAGATTTTTAATATCTCGGCAATGTGAAATGCAATCTCATTTGAGTAGCTATttatagaagagaaaaatggaaAGCTCTGTTCAAAGGAATTAATGTTTTCTTTGACGCAGTTAACGATAGTGTTGAGATAATTAAAATTCTGCTGTCATTCCCAATGAATGCATGGATTCAAGAATTGAACttggaaaattttcaaatgcatTTAACCTTAACTGTTAGTTTCAATGGTACCTTTAGACATGTTTACAGACATAAATGTTACACAGAGGTAAGTGCTCgctaaaaatatatactaactGAACTTGTAAAACTCTGTTGGATATCGTAGAACAGTTAATATTGTTATCTTAATTCGTAATCACAGCTGAATGGAACAAagatatcatttttaatatttttatatctttacatgaaaatatttcaatttcaaatgttaCCCTATAcgtgtttcttttttatatttaatcattagtaatataatattttttatgtaacttttatttttcttataaaaaaatattgaattaatatttgaaagaaaactaAAGATATACAATTActtgaagaaatgaaaatgaaataaatatttagtatttatt is a window from the Vigna radiata var. radiata cultivar VC1973A unplaced genomic scaffold, Vradiata_ver6 scaffold_1617, whole genome shotgun sequence genome containing:
- the LOC106755040 gene encoding glycine-rich cell wall structural protein 2-like, with translation MGGKGGGGGGKGGGGGGKGGGCGKGSGGGNSSGGGGSYMKAPGGDGSYISRGVFESNPQAYFSGLHGASQPNK